One stretch of Bacillus marinisedimentorum DNA includes these proteins:
- a CDS encoding reverse transcriptase domain-containing protein translates to MSASTEFRKFYSVKQLEQVVDLHIKSNSALGIDKMTYKHFIENQKEVTSLINKKVLNGTYKFTPYKEKLILKSRHSIPRLISIPTLRDKLVLKSLHLVLTNTFSEIKQPLPQQCIQELKTNINDYSNFIKLDISNFYGAIKHGILFEKLKKKIKKAEILSLINRAITTQTVSNGESSTNKEIITQGVPQGLSISNILANIYLHDLDLKFSNRNDFKYIRYVDDIVILCTDDNLETVYNEVKYELEGIYSLPLNVDKEKKGVINRDGFDFLGYAFKGSSKGVTKLSVKEANKKRFENSIVKIFAKYKHSDNMSKEQFIFTVNNKVTGSISSKINGDENREFKYGWLFYFSQLEDTGFLYHLDWFVGELLRKFHLGHIDETKIKSFVKAFYEIKYNVKESDYLHRPDILTVEERRDLLNNTFNVPIYHLQTTNSVEKLYRKLVYKPIIEYEKDIHSIIS, encoded by the coding sequence ACTGAATTCAGAAAATTCTACTCTGTTAAGCAGCTAGAGCAGGTAGTTGATCTACATATAAAATCAAATTCTGCATTAGGTATTGATAAAATGACTTATAAACATTTTATTGAAAATCAGAAAGAGGTAACTTCTTTAATAAATAAAAAGGTATTAAACGGTACATACAAGTTTACACCGTATAAGGAAAAACTGATATTGAAATCAAGGCATTCAATTCCGAGACTAATTTCAATTCCTACTTTAAGAGATAAGCTAGTTTTAAAATCATTGCATCTGGTACTAACCAATACTTTTAGTGAGATTAAACAACCTTTACCACAGCAATGTATTCAAGAATTAAAAACTAATATAAATGATTACAGTAACTTTATAAAGTTAGATATTTCAAATTTTTATGGAGCCATAAAGCATGGAATTTTATTTGAAAAATTAAAGAAGAAAATAAAAAAAGCTGAAATATTGTCATTAATAAATAGAGCAATAACTACACAAACTGTGTCTAATGGCGAGTCTTCGACAAATAAGGAAATTATAACCCAGGGAGTTCCACAAGGTTTATCTATTTCTAATATATTAGCTAATATTTATTTACACGATTTAGATTTAAAATTCAGTAATAGAAATGATTTTAAGTATATTAGATATGTTGATGACATAGTTATTTTATGTACAGATGATAATTTAGAAACAGTATATAATGAAGTGAAGTATGAACTTGAAGGGATTTATAGCCTCCCATTAAATGTTGATAAGGAGAAAAAAGGGGTAATTAATCGTGATGGATTTGACTTTTTAGGTTATGCTTTTAAAGGGTCAAGTAAAGGGGTTACTAAGTTATCTGTTAAAGAAGCAAATAAAAAACGGTTCGAAAATTCTATAGTAAAGATCTTTGCTAAATATAAACATTCAGATAATATGTCTAAGGAACAATTTATCTTCACTGTCAATAATAAAGTTACTGGCTCAATCAGTAGTAAAATTAATGGTGATGAAAATAGAGAATTTAAATACGGGTGGTTATTCTACTTTTCCCAGCTCGAAGATACTGGATTTTTATACCATTTAGATTGGTTTGTCGGGGAGTTATTGAGGAAGTTTCATCTAGGTCATATTGACGAAACAAAAATTAAAAGTTTTGTGAAAGCTTTTTATGAAATAAAGTACAATGTTAAAGAAAGTGATTACCTTCACAGGCCTGATATTCTAACTGTTGAGGAGAGAAGAGATCTTTTAAATAATACTTTTAATGTCCCTATATATCACCTTCAAACTACAAATTCAGTTGAAAAACTTTACAGGAAATTAGTGTACAAGCCTATTATAGAATACGAAAAAGATATTCATAGTATAATCTCATAA
- a CDS encoding type I restriction-modification system subunit M yields the protein MTEQTTQDKINGVLWQAADTFRGKIDSSTYKDYILTMLFIKYLSDTYKEHLEEYKERYDGDERRIERALSRERFILDEKSTFDYLYSKRNDPEIGEIINKALERIENENTGKLRGVFRNIDFNNESILGKAKERNAILRSLLEDFNKLSLRPSQIGNEDVVGNAYQYMIGQFASDAGKKGGEFYTPNEVSELLARLVKPQENDRIYDPTCGSGSLLIKVAQQVPSRKVAIYGQERNGATHSLALMNMYLHGIDDAKIEWGDTLANPLHLDDGKLMKFQAVVANPPFSLDKWAMGFAGEGTNDKKFKMDASLDPHRRFEWGVPPTSKGDYAFVQHMLYSLAENGRMATILPHGVLFRGASEGKIRKQIIDMNLLDAVIGLPEGLFFGTGIPAAILVLKKDRKNKDVLFIDGSGEGNYLKGKNQNKLREQDIEKVVETYEKRETVDKYSYVATLDEIKENDYNLNIPRYVDTFEEEEPVDMDAVKENIRDIKKELEEVEAQMEKYLEELGL from the coding sequence ATGACCGAACAAACAACCCAGGACAAAATCAACGGCGTGCTCTGGCAAGCTGCGGACACTTTTAGAGGGAAGATTGATTCATCCACATATAAGGATTATATCTTAACGATGCTATTTATTAAATATCTAAGTGATACATATAAGGAACATTTAGAAGAATATAAAGAGCGGTATGATGGTGATGAACGCCGGATCGAGCGGGCGTTATCAAGGGAGCGCTTCATTCTAGACGAGAAATCCACTTTTGATTATCTATACAGCAAGCGCAATGACCCGGAAATCGGTGAAATCATCAACAAAGCATTGGAACGAATTGAAAATGAGAACACCGGCAAGCTTCGTGGTGTTTTCCGCAATATTGATTTCAATAATGAATCCATTCTCGGCAAGGCTAAAGAACGGAATGCTATTCTGCGTTCGTTATTAGAAGATTTTAATAAACTGTCCCTTCGTCCATCCCAAATCGGTAACGAAGACGTTGTCGGCAACGCTTACCAATATATGATCGGCCAGTTTGCTTCTGATGCTGGAAAAAAAGGTGGCGAATTCTATACGCCAAACGAAGTTTCTGAATTATTGGCCCGTCTTGTTAAGCCTCAGGAAAACGACCGGATTTATGACCCGACATGTGGATCTGGTTCTTTACTTATCAAAGTGGCCCAGCAGGTGCCAAGCCGTAAAGTCGCGATTTACGGTCAGGAACGCAATGGCGCAACCCATTCCCTGGCACTTATGAACATGTACCTGCATGGCATTGATGATGCAAAAATCGAATGGGGCGATACGCTGGCGAATCCACTTCATCTTGATGATGGCAAGCTGATGAAGTTCCAGGCAGTCGTAGCCAATCCCCCATTTTCCCTCGATAAATGGGCAATGGGCTTTGCCGGTGAAGGGACAAACGATAAAAAGTTCAAAATGGATGCAAGCCTTGATCCCCATCGCCGGTTTGAGTGGGGTGTCCCGCCGACATCAAAGGGGGATTACGCATTCGTTCAGCATATGCTTTATTCGCTTGCCGAAAACGGCCGGATGGCAACAATTCTTCCACATGGCGTATTATTTCGTGGAGCCAGCGAAGGAAAAATACGTAAGCAAATCATTGATATGAACCTACTTGATGCAGTCATTGGGTTGCCTGAAGGCTTATTTTTTGGAACTGGAATTCCGGCTGCTATTCTTGTGTTGAAAAAAGATCGGAAGAATAAAGATGTTCTCTTTATCGATGGTTCTGGAGAAGGGAACTATTTGAAAGGCAAAAACCAGAACAAATTGAGAGAGCAGGATATTGAGAAGGTTGTTGAAACGTATGAGAAACGTGAGACGGTTGATAAGTACTCCTATGTAGCGACTCTGGATGAAATTAAGGAGAATGACTATAACTTGAACATTCCTCGGTATGTGGA